The window TACAATTAAAAATGCTGATTTAATTCTAGTAATGAAAGAAGGGGATGTCATTGAAAGTGGCACTCACGACCAATTACTTGCAGCAAACGGATTCTACGCAGAATTATATAATTCACAATTTGAAGAAAAATAAGAAAAAAAGCTTGCTTCGGCAAGCTTTTTACTTTGTAAAGATGAACTCAAATTCAGTTGAAAGTTCTTGATTAAATTTAAAATCATTAATAACTAACGATTTAATCTGATCGAGTGTTTGTATGTTTTTATTAACGATTTCTCTAGCAAATAAACCACGCATTTGTTTAAGTAATACAGTCGGTGTTGTTTTTTGATTTAATACTTTAAAATCAATTCGATATTTTGGTTTGATAATTAAATCTTCAAATTCTTTGCTTGTTAAATCAATTAATATTTCATTTTTGAACTCAAGTTTCATATAGTGAGTTAAATCTTTTTTCCAGTAGTGATAGAGATTTCCTAACATACGATGCGTAAAATCAATTCGATATTTTTTAATTTCTGCATCATGTGGAACTAAACCATACATTGCTGATAAAATGAAAATTTGATTATCTTTAAAGTTTAATGTTTCTGCATCTAAAGACTTATAAAGAATACCGCCATAGCGAATAATTGCTTGGCTTAATGTTTGTTCTTTATGGTAATAATCATAAACCTCATCTACTAATTTATCGGATAAGTCGAATTTTATTTTAATTTCATCTTTTTTAAATGATTTAATTTCATTAAATAATCTTTCTGTCTTATCTTTAAATAAAATAGATTTCCCTGGTTTGATTGAATTTGTAAAAGTTTTACTTGGTGAAATAAAAATAATCATATAAGCTACCTCTAAAACTATTATAAACGAATTTACTTTGATATAATCACAAATAAGAGGTTAATTATGGCATCTATTTTATTAGTTATTATTTATATAGCATTTATTAGTTTGGGTTTACCAGATTCTTTATTAGGTTCAGCATGGCCTGTAATTTATAAAGATTTAAATATACCAATTTCATCTATGGGCATGTTAACGATGCTGATTTCATTTGGAACAATTACATCAAGTTTGTTTGCGAGTAAACTTAATCATAAGTTTGGCTCTGGACTCGTCACTAGTATATCCGTTTTCTTAACGGCGATTGCAATGTTTGGGTTTAGTATCTCAAACTCACTTTTAATGCTTTCTCTTTTTGCTTTCCCTTATGGATTTGGTGCTGGTGCAATTGATTCGACATTAAACAATTATGTTTCACTCCATTATAAAAAGAAACATATGAACTTTTTACACGCTTTTTGGGGAATTGGAACTTTAGTAGGTCCATTTGCAATGAGTTATGCAATTTCAAATAAATTAGGGTGGCAAAAAGGTTATGAAGTTGTTGCAATGATTCAACTAGTTATCTCATTAATTGTTTTTGGATCATTATTTATGTGGAAGAAACAAAGAGAAGAACAACAAAATGAACAAGAACACTTAAACATTTTTCAAGTACTTAAAATAAAGCATATTAAGTATTTGATGTTTGCATTTTTACTTTATACAGGATTTGAAGCGACAATGTTTAACTGGGTAAGTACGTATCTTGTCAAAGATAAAGGAATTAGTGAGGATTTAGGTGCATTACTCGCATCAATTTTCTTTATTGGCATGACAGTAGGTAGAATCATTTCGGGTATATTATCAAATAAAGTGAAATCAAAACATATCATTCGTATTGGATTTTTACTTATTATAACTGGGATGATTGTAATCTTATTTTCATTTATATATTATCAAGTAGCAGTTTTAGGTATTATTATTGCAGGGTTAGGTGCTGCACCAATTTTTCCTTCAATTATTCATCGAACACCGAGTTTATTTGATAGAAAAAAATCTCAAGCAATAATTTCGATTGAAATGTTTTTTGCATATTCTGGAGTTGTACTTATGCCAGCTATTTTTGGTTTAATCGCAAATT of the Acholeplasma hippikon genome contains:
- a CDS encoding YaaA family protein; the encoded protein is MIIFISPSKTFTNSIKPGKSILFKDKTERLFNEIKSFKKDEIKIKFDLSDKLVDEVYDYYHKEQTLSQAIIRYGGILYKSLDAETLNFKDNQIFILSAMYGLVPHDAEIKKYRIDFTHRMLGNLYHYWKKDLTHYMKLEFKNEILIDLTSKEFEDLIIKPKYRIDFKVLNQKTTPTVLLKQMRGLFAREIVNKNIQTLDQIKSLVINDFKFNQELSTEFEFIFTK
- a CDS encoding MFS transporter, whose translation is MASILLVIIYIAFISLGLPDSLLGSAWPVIYKDLNIPISSMGMLTMLISFGTITSSLFASKLNHKFGSGLVTSISVFLTAIAMFGFSISNSLLMLSLFAFPYGFGAGAIDSTLNNYVSLHYKKKHMNFLHAFWGIGTLVGPFAMSYAISNKLGWQKGYEVVAMIQLVISLIVFGSLFMWKKQREEQQNEQEHLNIFQVLKIKHIKYLMFAFLLYTGFEATMFNWVSTYLVKDKGISEDLGALLASIFFIGMTVGRIISGILSNKVKSKHIIRIGFLLIITGMIVILFSFIYYQVAVLGIIIAGLGAAPIFPSIIHRTPSLFDRKKSQAIISIEMFFAYSGVVLMPAIFGLIANYVTIQSLPLYILIIIIISFILLETLNKKVKNT